One Dermatophagoides farinae isolate YC_2012a chromosome 1, ASM2471394v1, whole genome shotgun sequence genomic region harbors:
- the LOC124492615 gene encoding ATP synthase mitochondrial F1 complex assembly factor 1, with translation MISRISFSLLSLNIMNRNLRNLTQPSNNVLPLCYSLAINPNNPVNKLLLSTDAIVNAEQQQKQQSLKKSIEENPYYSKYAEKIKKAQLSSSSSLKVDDDKKIESPDKKPTTTIVESVAEDCEKLKSEINTIKVNKANISDKSSKKKLDDIVKLDLFMDKSKEEIIQIWNQYHSKRDCLYAIIESSLYETFHRNLCEYSAFILPLPRRNSDNNDDDTATTLSSYEFFLMQFQEHCCHFTPLAAYHLRKEMAPVCLTIYYYPELTELKGIVLMMGEFDSNILNIMECQALANQLQYYYLTKDPSARLSLHLFNKEPKSFDHMRLIRHLEDGFHSTQQQINLNQPD, from the exons atgatttctcggatttcattttcattattatcattaaatatCATGAATCGAAATCTTCGAAATTTAACACAACCATCTAATAATGTACTTCCTTTGTGTTATAGTTTGGCCATTAATCCAAACAATCCGGTGAAtaaattgttattatcaacCGATGCCATCGTTAATGctgaacagcaacaaaaacaacaatctttgaaaaaatctattgaaGAAAATCCATACTATTCAAAGTATgcggaaaaaattaaaaaagctcaattatcatcatcatcatcattaaaagttgatgatgataagaaaattgaatcaccagacaaaaaaccaacaacaacaatcgtcGAATCTGTGGCTGAAGAttgtgaaaaattaaaatccgAAATAAATACAATAAAAG TGAACAAGGCCAATATTTCggataaatcatcaaagaaaaaattggatgataTCGTTAAACTTGATCTATTTATGGATAAATCAAAAGAggaaattattcaaatatgGAATCAATATCATAGTAAACGTGATTGTCTTTATGCcattattgaatcatcattatatgaaACATTTCATCGGAATCTTTGCGAATATTCTGCATTCATATTACCATTGCCAAGAAGAAATTccgacaacaatgatgatgatacagcaacaacattgtcgtcatatgaattttttctaatgCAATTCCAAGAacattgttgtcattttacACCATTAGCTGCTTATCATCTTCGTAAAGAGATGGCGCCCGTTTGTCTTactatttattattatccagaATTAACCGAATTAAAAGGCATCGTATTAATGATGggtgaatttgattcaaacattCTTAACATTATGGAATGTCAAGCACTAGCAAATCAATTACAATACTATTATCTAACTAAAGATCCATCGGCACGACTTTCATTACATTTGTTCAATAAAGAACCAAAAAGTTTTGATCATATGCGTCTGATACGACATTTGGAAGATGGATTTCattcaacacaacaacaaatcaatttaaatcaaccagattaa
- the LOC124491898 gene encoding uncharacterized protein LOC124491898 has protein sequence MAANRNSTTNIIDNKNNFLRELNKFMAKRNTPIQRVPNMGFKKIDLYLFFTQAQKYGGYEKITKQRLWKKLYDDLGGDKRSTSAATCTRRHYEKLLLPFERQLNGLPDYHHLSKQRKQCNSLKNDNDKQNDDSKESGDDDDDDDGDDFDDNDDDDDDDDERIEDEFSESNESSKSNNKDTNTNNNNNNNENSESQISQTKEEEEEDESLSNNDKMDVDDNDDDKCPMMISTVVNENDDEMIILKKNNHHHHKSFILREENRIKLSEPEHEKCEINLNRSNNNNSLLIANKNKTTTATIVESVEEKEKEKEKEEQMKIIKITNVSMERKKSKEIVKVYHDIGSTKQNDNNNNNDDDDDGIQIQRIKNDRVIFENDNNNNNNNNKRIKLNAISITGDDDDDDEEEDKCIVMKMIPSIINDKNTAITTAATTTNAVNRPFTLNTIKLPMNPNNSSTKVMLSYVNSHAKMTALVHPTQRKSSNNNNNNNVAENHLIIDNGDIYDFKESGENIDNDNRDDKFQSMKNVDDKIADNDDVDVGETMKTETEKTSPLHSISNIITTVSEKDDDNNKINETKKCQRNNLPPTNNHNILKNMFCLPKPLENPKLSSLIQAEKNHIQLSLDNKNHKHMEPLPAHRNNNPPKITAAPIANTMNDEILDLSMKQCCQNNNNNRMLSPIALIKESTKSNRSNESSGILLDLRAKNKTITRNNNNDHKSSTIHLVTTPMLPPPSSMQHSTTEFQQNSQIRIQNDGRRISKNNHSIDVRQSYSKINQPSIINHEPNHTKRISHKSKKTNRQQQQSKLMNSSSIRPSLFNNNVPSISEYNPQLPSFIESHHWPNWTGTTTNVPFALRSMFPLYANTNLSMPSPSNATTIIPHSINNPTYHQQQQQFQNFSNVLPQHNFPTPPPAPAPPTQPSPTTSMINPSSSVLDIGSSSSSSSPNSTITTTAKQLLEAYNNNNQFLQFLSNGGGNNINNAYANLANLFASTNSISK, from the exons atggctGCGAAtagaaattcaacaacaaatattattgataacaaaaacaattttctacgagaattgaataaattcatgGCCAAACGTAATACACCAATACAACGTGTACCTAATATGGGCTTTAAGAAAA TTGATCTATACCTCTTTTTTACACAAGCACAAAAATATGGTGGATATGAAAAGATAACTAAACAACGTTTATGGAAAAAACTTTATGATGATCTTGGTGGTGATAAACGTAGCACCAGTGCTGCAACATGTACACGTAGAcattatgaaaaattattattaccgtTTGAACGGCAATTGAATGGCCTTcccgattatcatcatttatcgaAACAACGTAAACAGTgcaattcattaaaaaacgataacgataaacagaatgatgattcgaaaGAATcgggtgatgatgatgacgatgatgatggtgacgattttgatgataacgacgacgacgacgatgatgatgatgaaagaattgaagatgaatttagtgaatcaaatgaaagtTCAAAAAGCAATAATAAAGATACGaatacgaataataataataataataatgaaaattcagaATCTCAAATTTCTCAAActaaagaagaagaagaagaagatgaatcattatcaaacaatgataaaatggatgtcgatgataatgatgatgacaaatgtccaatgatgattagcACCGttgtcaatgaaaatgatgatgaaatgattattttgaagaaaaataatcatcatcatcataaatcattcatattgaGAGAAGAAAATCGAATTAAATTAAGTGAACCTGAACatgaaaaatgtgaaatcaatttgaatcgatccaataataataattctttgtTAATTGCAAATAAGAATAAAACTACTACCGCTACTATTGTTGAATCggttgaagaaaaagaaaaagagaaagagaaagaagaacaaatgaaaattataaaaattacaaatgtttcaatggaaagaaaaaaatcaaaagaaattgTAAAAGTATATCATGATATTGGATCCACCAAacagaatgataataataataataatgacgatgatgatgatggaattcaaattcaaagaatCAAGAATGATCGAGtgatatttgaaaatgataataataataataataataacaacaaaagaattaaattgaatgcTATTTCGATtactggtgatgatgatgatgatgatgaagaagaagataaATGTAtagtgatgaaaatgataccatcaatcattaatgataaaaatactGCTATCACTACTGCTGCTACTACAACAAATGCTGTTAATCGTCCATTTACATTAAATACAATCAAATTACCAATGAATCCgaataattcatcaacaaaagtAATGTTATCATATGTTAATTCACATGCAAAAATGACTGCATTGGTACATCCAACACAACGTaaatcatcgaataataataataataataatgttgctgaaaatcatttgatcattgataatggtgatattTATGATTTCAAAGAATCTGGAGAAAATATTGACAACGATAATAGAgatgataaatttcaatcaatgaaaaatgttgatgataaaatagccgataatgatgatgttgatgttggtgaaacaatgaaaacagaaaCGGAAAAGACATCACCATTACATTCAATTTCGAATATAATTACTACCGTATCcgaaaaagatgatgacaacaataaaatcaatgaaacgaAGAAATGTCAAAGAAATAATTTACCACCgacaaataatcataatatattgaaaaatatgttTTGTTTACCAAAACCACTTGAAAATCCAAAATTATCCTCATTAATACAAGCCGAAAAGAATCATATACAATTATCGTTGGATAATAAGAATCATAAACATATGGAACCATTACCAGCAcatcgtaataataatccgcCAAAAATTACTGCTGCCCCTATCGCCAATACAATGAATGACGAAATATTGGATTTATCGATGAAACAATGTtgccaaaacaacaacaataatcgaaTGCTTTCACCAATAGCTTTGATCaaagaatcaacaaaatcaaatcgatcaaaCGAATCTTCAGGTATTTTATTGGATCTAAGagctaaaaataaaacaatcactcgcaataataataatgatcataaatCATCGACAATTCATCTTGTAACGACACCAATGTTGCCTCCACCGTCATCGATGCAACATTCAACGAcagaatttcaacaaaattcacaaattcgtattcaaaatgatggaCGAAGAATTtctaaaaataatcattctaTTGACGTAAGACAATCATATAGTAAAATCAATCAGCcatcaattattaatcatGAACCTAATCATACAAAACGTATTTCAcataaatccaaaaaaacaaatcgacaacaacaacaatcaaagtTGATGAATTCTTCTTCTATTCGTCCATCattgtttaataataatgtcccATCGATATCGGAATATAATCCTCAATTGccatcatttattgaatcTCATCATTGGCCCAATTGGACTGGAACCACTACCAATGTTCCATTTGCCTTAAGATCAATGTTTCCATTGTATGCAAATACAAATCTTTCGATGCCATCTCCTTCTAATGCTACTACTATAATACCTCATTCAATTAACAATCCAActtatcatcaacagcaacaacaatttcagaATTTCTCAAATGTTTTACCTCAACACAATTttccaacaccaccaccagcaccagCACCACCAACACAACCATCGCCAACAACATCTATGataaatccatcatcatctgtacTTGacattggatcatcatcatcatcatcatcacctaattcaacaataacaacaacagctaaACAATTATTGGAAgcttataataataataatcaatttctaCAATTTCTTAgtaatggtggtggaaataatataaataatgCATATGCCAATCTAGCAAATTTATTTGCTTCTACTAATTCGAtatcgaaataa
- the LOC124491902 gene encoding AT-rich interactive domain-containing protein 5B-like translates to MVKLIGQPCGHHGSYTFYKAFSYRYRSDDQHERVLMLGEFFFIRISPSDDPCIGELQLVWDDHQNDQQLSSTRLYFLPEQTPDGRLSHHGQHEVMAANDKVILKLTDLVTWITHDVDWIAEANEHQNDLSTVVVLSYNRYCRYRNLLKRIEGKEEELFGHYIVQNLLTELGIPQQRNKCVHILFCRDTFNNEALLNNDLNCDHLGKLLGFFLSILIRLLF, encoded by the exons atggtGAAACTAATTGGCCAACCATGTGGTCATCATGGTTCATATACATTTTATAAAGCATTCAGTTATCGTTATCGTTCTGATGATCAACATGAACGTGTTCTTATGTtgggtgaattttttttcatacgtATATCACCATCGGATGATCCTTGTATTGGTGAATTACAATTAGTTTgggatgatcatcaaaatgatcaacaattatcatcaacccGGTTATATTTTCTACCGGAACAAACACCGGATGGCCGTTTATCACATCATGGACAg cACGAAGTAATGGCTGCAAATGATAAAgttatattgaaattaacCGATCTTGTTACATGGATAACACATGATGTGGATTGGATTGCCG AAGCAAATGAACATCAAAATGATCTTTCAACAGTGGTGGTATTATCATATAATCGTTATTGTCGTTATCGTAATCTATTGAAACGTATAGAAGGCAAAGAAGAGGAATTGTTTGGCCACTATATTGTACAGAATTTATTAACCGAATTGGGCATTCCACAACAACGAAATAAATGTGTTCATATACTATTCTGTCGTGAtacattcaataatgaagctttattgaataatgatctCAATTGTGACCATCTAGGTAAATtattaggattttttttatcaatattaATTCGTTTgcttttttaa
- the Zw10 gene encoding zeste-white 10 kinetochore protein — MINKSEFNFNVEKFLDNFTNIDEIVQHFDEKIRKYRKEIDEDPRRSSFDHELKTKCQQLTEKITRTRTLRKELESFLDCDEIKQLLEYHKICQQQQIVFDQIQLLDDFQNRFDKIQNLLDNSKELANNCEYNKAHGSIVESIDLYDKLVKDGENLFEKLPSPFNYRQKEIIEKSLKKLNTKIISTKEELLYDMIQLFKRNLHFENDQEQDSNVDNRIFHFEFIQSMSLEQYESFIDCILEERYDFLLYFKNIFDQLNNHFTRKILENNKKAISTSDGIHLIDGDCDNSNDVIENLEKFIEIILNQFTMDNQLKQSKIFKKFIGQLWSEQLFKCVIDYYFETQLPKCESELANFLELLQQGSRLEKKLQSYDMIDDEESETLRIYRENIKNHFSTKLCQDFIIRMKRLLKKPMETISSKKLLQSLSLEEKSKFSDCLISDYMLSVKQLFEEMSALLSNSSKNLSLLLSETIYLTCELFIAIAPYRYRELIEQDAKENAIFHNNCLMFGHLMECMALTHKPYLDSLFELLPSIRNVGSQIFLNQMRYQERTLYRYINNETFIQSLQEIVNETPRTDLRISSQSHFEFRECLNNCLKHLNCLQNSFSTVLSMKIYNKIMSTLLQTLMNQFIETILSMNDISSLGSSHLYNEIDYFCKELKLFLIDSEDVIFKWMKLNEINFLLKSSLLEILNRWADGHGLLATYLKPDEVRHMIRALFQNNERRAKVLAKIK; from the exons atgatcaataaatcggaattcaattttaatgttgaaaaatttcttgacaattttacaaatatcgatgaaattgtacaacattttgatgaaaaaattcgtaaatatcgaaaagaaattgatgaagatccacgacgatcatcattcgatcatGAATTGAAAACTAAATGTCAACAATTGACGGAGAAAATCACCAGAACCAGAACGTTGCGTAAAGAATTGGAATCCTTTTTGGATTGTGATGAAATTAAACAATTGTTAGAATATCATAAAAtctgtcaacaacaacaaattgtattcgatcaaattcaattgttggatgattttcaaaatcgTTTTGATAAAATACAAAACTTGTTGGACAATAGTAAAGAATTGGCCAATAATTGTGAATACAACAAAGCCCATGGAAGTATCGTTGAATCCATCGATTTATATGACAAGCTTGTTAAAGAtggtgaaaatttattcgaaaaattaCCATCACCATTCAATTATCgtcaaaaagaaattattgaaaaatcgctaaaaaaattaaacactAAAATCATATCGACCAAAGAAGAACTATTGTATGATATGATACAATTGTTTAAACGGAATttacattttgaaaatgatcaagaacaagattcaaatgttgataataggatttttcatttcgaattcattcaatcaatgtcaTTGGAACAATATGAATCCTTTATTGATTGTATACTCGAAGAACGATATGATTTTCTTCTATATTTCAAGAATATTTTCGATCAACTAAACAATCATTTCAcgagaaaaattcttgaaaataataaaaaagcaATCAGTACCTCGGATGGAATTCATTTAATCGATGGTGATTGTGATAATTCGAATGATGTGATTGAAAATCtagaaaaatttatcgaaatcattttaaatcaattcacaatggataatcaattgaaacaaagtaaaattttcaaaaaatttatcggTCAATTATGGTCTGAACAGCTATTCAAATGtgttattgattattattttgaaactCAACTGCCAAAATGTGAATCAGAATTGGCCAATTTTTTGGAATTACTACAACAAGGTAGCCGTTTAGAGAAGAAATTACAATCATACGATATGATTGACGATGAAGAATCGGAAACATTACGAATATATCGTGAAAATATCAAGAATCATTTTTCCACAAAATTATGTCAAGATTTTATCATAAGAATGAAacgattattgaaaaaaccaATGGAAACtatttcatcgaaaaaattattgcaatcattatcattggaagaaaaatcaaaattttccgATTGTCTAATTAGTGATTATATGCTATCAGTGAAACAATTATTCGAg GAGATGTCAGCACTGTTGTCAAATagttcaaaaaatttatcattattattatcggaaACAATCTATTTGACTTGTGAATTATTCATTGCTATAGCACCATATAGATATCgtgaattgattgaacagGATGCAAAAGAAAATGCTATATTCCATAATAATTGTCTCATGTTTGGTCATCTAATGGAATGTATGGCATTGACACATAAACCATATTTagattcattatttgaattattgCCCAGCATACGTAATGTTGGATcacaaatatttttgaatcaaatgcgATATCAGGAACGTACATTATATCgttatataaataatgaaacattCATACAATCATTACAGGAGATTGTCAATGAAACACCACGCACTGATCTACGTATTAGTTCACAAtcacattttgaatttcgtGAATGTTTAAATAATTGTTTGAaacatttaaattgtttacaaaattcattttcaacagtgttatcgatgaaaatttataacAAAATAATGTCAACATTATTGCaaacattgatgaatcaatttattgaaacaattttatcaatgaatgatattaGTTCATTAGGATCATCACATCtttataatgaaattgattatttttgtaaagaattgaaattatttttaatcgATTCAGAAGATGTTATATTTAAatggatgaaattgaatgaaattaattttctacTCAAG TCTTCATTACTGGAAATACTAAATCGATGGGCCGATGGCCATGGATTATTGGCTACATATCTTAAACCGGATGAAGTCAGACATATGATTCGTGCATTATTCCAGAACAATGAAAGACGTGCAAAAGTTTTGGCAAAAAttaaatag
- the LOC124492619 gene encoding putative N-acetylgalactosaminyltransferase 9, producing the protein MAKIWRFVFTRIHKNKTFLFRLTAILLIIFYFTIWKRLYNADEFHFLRNNKPLKYGHLYEKLNPVIQSWGQNGQPVELNADEKKLSAKSFPSAAFNVYISDRLSPNRSLPDPRPYECAQINYDLDNLGHVSVIIIFTNEIWSALIRTVWSVVNRTPKILLKEIILVDDFSDKFELSEPLQEYVDHHFGTLVKIIRLPKREGLIRARLVGARQAKGDVLLFLDSHCEATDGWLEPLMKVIKEDRTNVVCPVIDIISDQDLEYLAGNRYYFQVGGFIWSGHFIWIDTDEKSLKNNPTKVVKTPTMAGGLFAINREYFFQIGAYDEQMEIWGGENLELSFRLWQCGGKLYIHPCSHVGHIFRDYHPYSFLGKDSHGMNTLRTALVWMDEYVRYFFVHRKDLKSKINQIDVSSRIELRNKLNCKSFRWYLENVYTEKKYIYDQDVIAYGTVRNPITNLCMDNLNKVEEEKHELGVYECMDVPLDEWTNQMFSFMKTGYIRREEGCLTIDEYATHRVLLAKCPSKNFNTNRKRKHFIHKKMQTWIHTKGGQIRNEHFNLCLTTETLKSSDNIRVVECNKDDLYQIWWFQKYTDIQLIVKWSGNEYVIDNLNGVASIQNLKECIYSKTGVKPERQKLMGLKTNNGRPVDVDTKIEHLLMKPGFKVMMIGSKEEQIANIDLDPSEIPNVINDFDIDDEAFDQVAIHNRSEYLAKVERRVKDIKINVMNAPRDGKKLLVLDIDYTLFDHRSTAEHASQLMRPYLHEFLTSAYQDYDIVIWSATDMKWIEVKMRELGVTTNPNFKIAFFLDSSARISVHTEKYGVINCKPLGVIWGKFEQYSARNSIIIDDLRYNFLMNPQNGLKIKAFREAYKNQSKDKELYYLAKYLKIISQLDDLSKLNHDHWHKMI; encoded by the exons atggccaaaatttGGCGATTCGTATTCACCAGAATACATAAGAATAAAACATTCCTTTTTCGTCTTACGGCAATTTTGttaattatattttatttcactATCTGGAAAAGATTGTATAACGCcgatgaatttcattttctgagAAATAATAAACCATTAAAATATGGacatttatatgaaaaattaaatccaGTGATTCAATCATGGGGACAAAATGGTCAACCAGTTGAGTTGAATgctgatgaaaaaaaattatctgcCAAATCCTTTCCATCGGCCGCTTTCAATGTTTACATAAGTGATCGTCTCAG TCCTAACAGATCATTACCTGATCCTAGGCCTTATGAATGTGCTCAAATTAATTATGATCTTGATAATTTAGGCCATGTatctgtaataataatatttacaaatgaaatttggtCTGCATTGATTCGTACCGTTTGGTCAGTGGTTAATCGAACACCGAAAATTTTACTTAAAGAAATCATTCTTGTCGATGATTTCAGTGATAAATTTGAACTGTCCGAACCATTACAGGAGTATGTTGACCATCATTTTGGTACTTTAGTCAAAATAATCCGGTTGCCAAAGCGTGAAGGTTTAATTCGTGCTCGACTTGTTG GAGCACGACAAGCAAAAGGTGATGTActtctttttttggattctcATTGTGAAGCCACCGATGGTTGGCTAGAACCATTGATGAAAGTGATCAAAGAAGATCGAACCAATGTTGTATGTCCAGTGATTGATATCATTTCGGATCAAGATCTTGAATATTTGGCTGGAAatcgttattattttcaagttGGTGGATTCATCTGGTCTGGTCATTTTATCTGGATCGATACTGAcgaaaaaagtttgaaaaataatccaACAAAAGTAGTTAAAACTCCTACAATGGCTGGTGGATTATTTGCTATAAATCgggaatattttttccaaatcgGTGCCTATGATGAACAGATGGAAATATGGGGTGGTGAAAATCttgaattatcatttcgTCTATGGCAATGTGGTGGAAAACTTTACATTCATCCGTGTAGCCATGTTGGCCATATATTTCGTGATTATCATCCATATTCATTTTTGGGTAAAGATAGCCATGGAATGAATACATTACGTACAGCATTGGTttggatggatgaatatgtacgatatttttttgttcatcgtAAAGAtcttaaatcaaaaatcaatcaaatagatGTTTCATCTAGAATTGAATTaagaaacaaattgaattgcaAATCATTTCGTTGGTATTTGGAAAATGTTTACACGGAAAAGAAATATATCTATGATCAAGATGTCATCGCATATGGAACTGTTCGTAATCCAATCACAAATTTATGTATGGATAATCTGAATAAagtagaagaagaaaaacatgAATTAG GTGTCTATGAATGTATGGATGTACCGTTGGATGAATGgacaaatcaaatgtttaGTTTCATGAAAACGGGTTATATACGTAGAGAAGAAGGATGTTTAACCATTGATGAATATGCAACACATCGTGTTTTACTTGCAAAATGTCCaagtaaaaattttaatactaatagaaaaagaaaacattttatacataaaaaaatgcaaacatGGATCCACACTAAAGGTGGACAAATTCGTAATGAACATTTTAATCTTTGTTTAACAACAGAAACGTTAAAAAGTTCTGATAATATTCGCGTTGTTGAATGCAACAAAGATGATCTATATCAAATATGGTGGTTTCAAAAATACACGGACATTCAAtta atCGTAAAATGGTCAGGAAATGAATATGtcattgataatttgaaCGGTGTTGCTTCCATACAAAATCTTAAAGAATGTATTTATTCGAAAACTGGTGTCAAACCTGAACGTCAGAAATTAATGGGTCTCAAAACGAATAATG GTCGACCGGTTGATGTTGACACTAAAATAGAACATCTACTTATGAAACCGGGATtcaaagtgatgatgatcggtaGTAAAGAAGAACAGATTGCCAATATTGATCTGGATCCATCAGAAATTCCAAACgtgatcaatgattttgatatcgatgatgaagcATTCGATCAGGTTGCTATTCATAATCGTAGCGAATATCTAGCTAAAGTGGAAAGACGGGTCAAAGATATTAAAATCAATGTAATGAATGCTCCAagagatggaaaaaaacttttagtTCTTGACATTGATTATACACTTTTtg ATCATCGATCAACAGCCGAACATGCATCACAATTGATGCGGCCATATCTGCATGAATTTTTGACTAGCGCTTATCAGGATTATGATATTGTCATTTGGT CGGCCACCGATATGAAATGGATTGAAGTAAAAATGCGTGAACTGGGCGTTACGACCAATcctaattttaaaattgcaTTCTTTTTGGATTCATCAGCCAGAATTTCTGTTCATACGGAAAAATATGGTGTCATCAAT TGTAAACCTTTAGGTGTAATATGGGGAAAATTTGAACAATATAGTGCACgtaattcaataataattgatgatctACGATATAATTTTCTAATGAATCCACAGAAtggtttgaaaattaaaGCATTCCGTGAAGCATATAAAAATCAAAGCAAAGATAAAGAGCTGTATTATTTGGctaaatatttaaaaattatatcCCAATTAGATGATTTGTCCAAACtcaatcatgatcattggcataaaatgatttaa